In one Pseudomonas fitomaticsae genomic region, the following are encoded:
- a CDS encoding aryl-sulfate sulfotransferase — translation MLRIKTALPVLLSGAVLSAGALAAPSVYPTGVTRYDPAKAFNQYVIFSGADKQTHLIDMNGNEVKNWPQSGFPSAIIDPKLVGGERGHVLLQLSEKDPGKLGSAGNGLGNQSVGELDWNGKVVWQWGDKAPGGAAQQHHDLRRLSNGNTVVLANKVHKVKGFKVPEVIDDAIYEVSPGGEVKWQWLASDHLNEFGFTAEQLKLVRASENPDYLHINNLSLVGPNKWFDAGDKRFNPDNLLIDSRNANFIAIIDKHSGKVVWRLGPNLPLANPKTAQKIPRPVDQFVGQHDAHIIPAGLPGAGNLLVFDNQGSAGYPNVTLGLISGSRVLEIDPVKNEIVWQYSAANSKQPGWAFYSSFISSARRLPNGNTLIDEGMNGRFFQVTASGENVWEYVSPYLGKAPGSDAISNWVYRALPVSYDWVPAGTPRSETAVIAPAIGVQQTNASR, via the coding sequence ATGTTGCGCATCAAAACCGCTTTACCGGTGTTGTTGTCCGGCGCAGTGCTCAGTGCCGGGGCGCTCGCCGCACCCAGCGTCTATCCCACCGGCGTTACTCGATACGACCCGGCCAAGGCCTTCAATCAATATGTGATCTTCAGCGGTGCCGACAAGCAGACGCACCTGATCGACATGAACGGCAACGAGGTGAAGAACTGGCCGCAGTCGGGTTTCCCGTCGGCGATCATCGACCCGAAACTGGTCGGTGGCGAGCGCGGCCATGTGTTGCTGCAGCTGAGCGAAAAGGATCCAGGCAAGCTCGGCTCCGCCGGCAATGGCCTCGGCAATCAGAGCGTCGGCGAACTGGACTGGAATGGCAAAGTCGTCTGGCAATGGGGCGACAAGGCCCCCGGTGGCGCCGCGCAACAGCATCACGATCTGCGTCGCCTGAGCAACGGCAACACCGTGGTGCTGGCGAACAAGGTGCACAAGGTCAAAGGCTTCAAGGTGCCCGAGGTGATCGACGACGCGATCTACGAAGTCAGCCCCGGTGGCGAGGTGAAATGGCAGTGGCTGGCGTCGGATCACTTGAACGAATTCGGCTTCACCGCCGAGCAGTTGAAGCTGGTTCGCGCCAGTGAAAATCCGGATTACCTGCACATCAACAACCTCAGCCTGGTCGGGCCGAACAAGTGGTTCGATGCCGGCGACAAGCGCTTCAATCCGGACAACCTGCTGATCGATTCGCGCAACGCCAACTTCATCGCGATCATCGACAAGCACAGCGGTAAAGTGGTCTGGCGCCTGGGGCCGAACCTGCCGTTGGCCAATCCGAAAACCGCGCAGAAAATCCCGCGTCCTGTGGACCAGTTTGTCGGCCAGCATGACGCGCACATCATCCCGGCCGGACTGCCCGGTGCGGGCAATCTGCTGGTGTTCGACAACCAGGGTTCGGCGGGTTACCCGAACGTCACGCTGGGGCTGATTTCCGGTTCGCGAGTGCTGGAGATCGACCCGGTGAAAAATGAAATCGTCTGGCAGTACAGCGCGGCGAATTCAAAGCAGCCGGGATGGGCGTTTTACAGCTCGTTCATCAGCAGCGCGCGGCGCTTGCCCAACGGCAATACGCTGATCGATGAAGGCATGAACGGGCGGTTTTTCCAGGTGACGGCCAGTGGTGAGAACGTCTGGGAATACGTCAGCCCTTATCTGGGCAAGGCACCGGGCAGCGACGCGATCAGCAACTGGGTCTATCGGGCCCTTCCTGTGAGTTATGACTGGGTGCCGGCAGGTACGCCGCGTTCGGAGACGGCAGTGATTGCGCCGGCCATTGGCGTGCAACAAACCAATGCCAGTCGTTAG
- a CDS encoding MotA/TolQ/ExbB proton channel family protein, which yields MTLLASPLESIESAVIWLLVVFSVATWGLALLKALQFGRLKAQDRKFHKRFWAASSLDSAAELSETQPGAAARVAQAGYAAIQVGEAPQANDLSQAINHQDRLERALRQQIVRERRSLETGLAVVASIGSTSPFIGLFGTVWGIMEALKGISAAGSASLETVAGPIGAALVATGVGIAVAVPAVLVYNYFLRRLKLTAADLDDFAHDFYSLAQKSAFRVLIHPTAHKAAAQGNATKVKEAS from the coding sequence ATGACGTTACTGGCATCTCCACTGGAATCCATCGAAAGCGCGGTGATCTGGCTGCTGGTGGTCTTCTCTGTCGCCACTTGGGGCCTGGCATTGCTCAAGGCGCTGCAGTTCGGCCGGTTGAAGGCGCAGGACCGCAAATTTCACAAGCGCTTCTGGGCGGCGTCGAGTCTGGACTCCGCTGCCGAGTTGAGCGAAACCCAGCCCGGCGCGGCAGCGCGGGTGGCGCAGGCCGGTTATGCGGCGATACAAGTGGGCGAGGCGCCACAGGCCAATGACCTGAGCCAGGCGATCAACCATCAGGATCGTCTCGAACGCGCCTTGCGCCAGCAGATCGTCCGCGAGCGCCGTTCGCTGGAAACCGGTCTGGCGGTGGTCGCGAGTATTGGCAGTACCTCGCCGTTCATTGGTCTGTTCGGCACGGTGTGGGGAATCATGGAAGCGTTGAAAGGCATCAGCGCGGCAGGTTCGGCGAGCCTGGAAACGGTCGCCGGTCCCATCGGTGCAGCGCTGGTCGCCACCGGTGTGGGGATCGCGGTCGCGGTGCCGGCGGTGCTGGTTTACAACTACTTTTTGCGTCGTCTGAAACTGACGGCGGCGGACCTGGACGACTTTGCCCACGACTTCTACAGCCTGGCGCAAAAGAGCGCGTTCCGCGTGCTGATCCACCCGACCGCGCACAAGGCTGCGGCCCAGGGCAACGCAACAAAAGTGAAGGAGGCGTCCTGA
- a CDS encoding energy transducer TonB: MGNVQTAASAQEVLWRQAPSGELVDLGRPHRVPLGQLRLQRAPKGILSRRETILLGVLALVVHGAVIYWINQHPTPALPIVPPEIPPMTIEFSRPAPSAPPVVVPPPPAPVVEPPPPVEDELATKPPPTPKPVPKPKPVAKPVPKPAPKAVEQPPAPPQPAAPVAAPAPPAPPAPAPVTPASANAAYLKNPAPEYPSLAQRRGWEGTVLLRVHVLASGKPGEIQIQKSSGRQQLDDAALDAVKRWSFVPAKQGDVAQDGWVSVPIDFKIH; encoded by the coding sequence ATGGGCAATGTCCAGACCGCCGCCAGTGCACAGGAGGTGCTGTGGCGCCAGGCGCCGAGCGGCGAGTTGGTCGATCTCGGCCGGCCCCATCGCGTGCCGTTGGGGCAGCTGCGTTTGCAGCGCGCGCCCAAGGGCATTCTGAGCCGCCGCGAAACGATTCTGCTCGGCGTTCTGGCGCTGGTGGTGCATGGCGCGGTGATCTACTGGATCAACCAGCATCCGACGCCGGCGCTGCCGATCGTGCCGCCGGAAATTCCACCGATGACCATCGAGTTTTCGCGCCCGGCGCCATCGGCACCACCAGTGGTTGTACCGCCGCCACCGGCACCGGTGGTCGAGCCTCCGCCACCGGTGGAGGACGAACTGGCAACCAAGCCACCACCGACACCGAAGCCGGTCCCCAAACCGAAACCGGTCGCCAAACCCGTGCCGAAACCGGCGCCCAAAGCGGTCGAGCAACCGCCGGCTCCGCCACAGCCGGCCGCCCCGGTCGCCGCGCCAGCGCCACCTGCACCACCGGCGCCTGCTCCGGTGACGCCGGCCTCGGCCAACGCCGCGTACCTGAAGAACCCGGCGCCGGAATACCCGTCGCTGGCCCAGCGTCGCGGTTGGGAAGGCACGGTGTTGTTGCGGGTGCACGTGTTGGCCAGCGGCAAACCGGGTGAGATCCAGATTCAGAAAAGCAGTGGCCGGCAACAGCTCGACGACGCGGCGCTGGACGCCGTGAAGCGCTGGAGCTTCGTGCCAGCCAAGCAGGGTGATGTCGCCCAGGACGGCTGGGTCAGCGTACCCATCGATTTCAAGATTCATTAA
- a CDS encoding LysR family transcriptional regulator: protein MHIDLRQLRHFIALAEQRSFVAGAQAVNLSQSAFSRSIQALEHSVGCQLVDRGRKELPPTKQGQVLLEHARRLVSGAQQMANEISQFNGLEAGELRFGCGPAPAAGLIPRAIGSFIGRYPKARVHYQVDDWQSLSKRLLSEEFEFFVADTRHFEADPDYLTHRLRPRKWHFCCRAGHPLAASDRVTAEQLMSYPLAVSIRPPNLRKVIVDLSGRPDFVPNVECENSASLLGVVLRSDAIGIVGAYSDALHQARGELMCLKVEGLADDLEELYTRYGIVSRAGYRLSPLAEAMIEQIKAIDAVEEELCSLDNFAV from the coding sequence ATGCATATCGACTTGCGCCAACTCAGACACTTCATCGCCCTCGCCGAACAACGCAGCTTCGTCGCCGGCGCGCAGGCGGTGAACCTGTCGCAGTCGGCGTTCAGCCGCAGCATTCAGGCGCTGGAGCACAGCGTCGGTTGCCAGTTGGTGGATCGCGGGCGCAAGGAATTGCCGCCGACCAAACAGGGCCAGGTGCTGCTTGAACATGCGCGGCGGCTGGTCAGCGGTGCGCAGCAGATGGCCAACGAGATCAGCCAGTTCAACGGGCTGGAGGCGGGGGAATTACGCTTCGGTTGTGGCCCGGCGCCGGCGGCAGGATTGATCCCGCGAGCGATCGGCAGCTTCATCGGTCGATACCCGAAAGCGCGGGTGCATTACCAGGTCGATGACTGGCAGAGTCTGAGCAAACGGCTGCTGAGCGAAGAGTTCGAATTCTTCGTCGCCGACACTCGGCACTTCGAGGCAGATCCGGACTATCTGACCCACCGCTTGCGACCGCGCAAATGGCATTTCTGCTGCCGCGCCGGGCATCCGCTGGCCGCATCGGATCGGGTCACCGCCGAGCAATTGATGAGTTATCCACTGGCCGTCAGCATTCGCCCGCCAAACCTGCGCAAGGTCATCGTCGACCTCAGTGGCCGCCCGGATTTCGTTCCGAATGTAGAGTGCGAAAACAGCGCCAGCCTGCTCGGCGTGGTGTTGCGCTCCGATGCGATCGGCATCGTCGGCGCCTATTCGGATGCGCTGCACCAGGCACGGGGTGAGCTGATGTGCTTGAAGGTCGAAGGGTTGGCGGATGATCTGGAGGAGCTTTACACCCGTTACGGAATTGTCAGCCGCGCCGGGTATCGCCTGTCGCCGTTGGCCGAGGCGATGATCGAGCAGATCAAGGCGATCGATGCGGTGGAAGAAGAACTGTGTTCACTGGACAATTTTGCCGTCTGA
- a CDS encoding alkaline phosphatase family protein translates to MSNLQNPVRNVLYIMCDQLRRDYLSCYGHPHLHTPNIDRLATAGVRFSRAYTQGTICGPSRMSAYTGRYVSSHQVTWNAVPLPLEELTIGDYLRPHGIRTALVGKTHATANVDALQRLAINPESAQAEVLNEVGFEPYFRHDGIFPDDPLFDDKRESAPYTHYLREQGFEGRNPWHDWANAAEGDNGEILSGWKMRNAHLPARIPEQHSETVYTTNRAIDFIGEQGEKPWFLHLSYIKPHWPYIVPAPYHTLYSTKSILEPVRNASPSDHPVYQAFRQHEESLNFSKDPVRLNVIPTYMGLVKQVDDQLGRLFDFLQSNGRWEDTLIVFTSDHGDFLGDHWLGEKEFLLEQAVGVPLIVRDPRAAADVTRGTVDERLAETIDGVPTFLEALSVTGAEHRLEGRSLIPLLHGENPDWRRYAISEYDYAFQAPARERLGQPIDRCRMTMVRSERWKYLAYDGFRPQLFDLLNDPQELQDLGADPAYAAVREEHAGYLFEWVRGLKRRTTISHQEIDLRGQRFRYGEPETEKMVQIGVW, encoded by the coding sequence ATGTCCAACCTGCAAAACCCTGTGCGCAACGTGCTGTACATCATGTGCGATCAACTGCGCCGCGATTACCTGTCCTGCTACGGCCACCCACACCTGCACACCCCGAACATCGATCGCCTGGCCACCGCCGGCGTGCGCTTCAGCCGCGCTTATACACAGGGCACGATCTGCGGGCCGTCGCGAATGTCGGCCTACACCGGACGCTATGTCAGCAGCCATCAAGTGACGTGGAACGCGGTGCCGCTGCCGCTGGAAGAACTGACCATCGGTGATTACCTGCGTCCCCACGGCATTCGTACTGCGCTGGTCGGCAAGACCCACGCCACGGCCAACGTGGATGCCTTGCAGCGGTTGGCGATCAACCCTGAAAGCGCCCAGGCCGAAGTGCTCAACGAAGTCGGCTTCGAGCCGTACTTCCGTCACGACGGCATATTCCCCGACGACCCGCTGTTCGATGACAAACGCGAATCCGCTCCCTACACCCATTACCTGCGCGAGCAGGGTTTCGAAGGGCGTAACCCCTGGCACGACTGGGCCAACGCGGCAGAAGGCGACAACGGCGAAATCCTCAGCGGCTGGAAAATGCGCAATGCCCATTTGCCAGCGCGAATTCCCGAGCAACATTCAGAGACTGTCTACACTACAAATCGAGCCATCGACTTCATCGGTGAGCAAGGTGAAAAACCGTGGTTTTTACACCTGTCCTATATCAAACCCCACTGGCCCTACATCGTACCGGCGCCGTACCACACTTTGTACAGTACGAAATCGATTCTCGAACCGGTACGTAATGCCTCTCCAAGCGATCATCCGGTCTATCAGGCCTTTCGCCAGCATGAGGAAAGCCTGAATTTCTCCAAAGATCCGGTACGACTGAACGTGATCCCGACGTACATGGGCCTGGTCAAACAGGTCGATGACCAGTTGGGGCGGCTGTTCGATTTCCTGCAAAGCAACGGACGCTGGGAGGACACGCTGATCGTGTTCACCAGCGATCACGGCGACTTTCTGGGCGATCACTGGCTAGGGGAGAAGGAGTTTCTGCTGGAGCAGGCGGTAGGCGTGCCATTGATCGTGCGCGACCCGCGTGCGGCGGCGGATGTCACACGGGGCACGGTCGATGAACGCCTGGCGGAAACCATCGACGGCGTGCCGACCTTTCTCGAAGCGCTGAGCGTGACTGGCGCCGAGCATCGCCTGGAAGGTCGCTCGCTGATTCCGCTGCTGCACGGTGAAAACCCTGACTGGCGCCGCTATGCGATCAGCGAATACGACTATGCCTTCCAGGCCCCGGCACGGGAGCGACTGGGCCAGCCGATAGACCGTTGCCGCATGACCATGGTGCGCAGCGAGCGCTGGAAATACCTGGCGTACGACGGCTTCCGGCCGCAGCTTTTCGACCTGTTGAATGATCCGCAGGAGTTGCAGGATCTGGGCGCGGATCCGGCGTATGCGGCGGTGCGCGAGGAACATGCGGGGTATCTGTTCGAGTGGGTGCGCGGGTTGAAGCGCCGCACGACCATCAGTCATCAGGAGATTGATTTGCGCGGGCAGCGGTTTCGTTATGGCGAGCCGGAGACCGAGAAAATGGTGCAGATTGGCGTTTGGTGA
- a CDS encoding ABC transporter substrate-binding protein — protein sequence MNLPFKRVISLFAAPALAGLLAFSVQADELKEIRIAVPDLSAGTQHSGGGIVDVLRDQQIFEKAFADQGIKIQWSFFKGAGPVINEAFANGQVDLAYLGDLAAIIGKSNGLDTRLLSASARGVKQYLGVVPGSGIKTLQDLKGKRVAIFRGTATQLSFDAALASVGLSEKDVKVINLDFNAAVAALAAKQIDASWGSSGLTALQAKGLAELPLNTKDLGGAGSVQAVLLGTGKFVDAHPDVVAKLLKAQQQAVEWLTQDSNKDAYVQLVSGLASYPPVILTQDLKDQNLSEVFPSTLDPLFLENLQGKVDLAAQQKLIRKPFKVTEWVAPELAAAKL from the coding sequence ATGAACCTTCCCTTCAAACGTGTCATCAGTCTGTTTGCCGCGCCGGCACTGGCGGGTCTGCTGGCGTTCTCTGTCCAGGCCGACGAGCTCAAGGAAATCAGGATTGCCGTGCCTGATCTGAGCGCGGGTACTCAACACAGCGGCGGGGGTATCGTGGACGTGCTGCGCGATCAGCAGATCTTCGAAAAGGCCTTCGCCGATCAGGGCATCAAGATTCAGTGGAGCTTCTTCAAAGGCGCCGGACCTGTGATCAACGAGGCGTTCGCCAACGGTCAGGTCGATTTGGCCTATCTGGGGGATCTGGCGGCCATCATCGGCAAGTCCAACGGACTGGATACGCGCCTGCTCAGCGCCAGCGCCCGGGGTGTGAAGCAATACCTGGGCGTGGTGCCGGGTTCGGGGATCAAGACGTTGCAGGATCTCAAAGGCAAACGCGTGGCGATCTTCCGGGGCACCGCGACTCAGTTGTCGTTCGATGCGGCGCTGGCCAGCGTGGGCCTGAGCGAGAAAGACGTGAAAGTGATCAACCTCGATTTCAACGCAGCGGTTGCCGCGCTGGCGGCGAAGCAGATCGATGCGTCGTGGGGCAGCTCCGGGCTGACTGCATTGCAGGCCAAAGGCTTGGCCGAGTTGCCTCTGAACACCAAGGATCTCGGTGGCGCTGGCAGTGTGCAGGCCGTTCTCCTGGGCACCGGTAAATTTGTCGATGCGCATCCGGACGTCGTGGCAAAACTGCTCAAGGCCCAGCAGCAGGCGGTGGAGTGGCTGACTCAGGACAGCAACAAGGACGCTTACGTGCAACTGGTCTCGGGGCTCGCTAGTTATCCGCCGGTGATCCTGACCCAGGATCTGAAGGATCAGAACCTGAGCGAAGTATTCCCGTCGACACTGGACCCGCTGTTCCTCGAAAACCTGCAGGGCAAGGTGGATCTGGCGGCGCAGCAGAAGCTGATCCGCAAGCCGTTCAAGGTGACCGAGTGGGTAGCGCCTGAGCTGGCGGCTGCGAAGCTTTGA
- a CDS encoding TonB-dependent receptor, with amino-acid sequence MSPLNLASPPPPRRLKRLPLALLLAGSASWAHGYAAETETPVPAPADKTATATSQLETVTVTTRRREESSQDVPTPMSVVSGQTLETQRVYRIQDLQQLVPSVNVAYMHARQSSVSIRGLGNNPASDGLEGSVGLYIDNVYLGRPGMAVFDLMDIEQLEVLRGPQGTLFGKNTTAGVINISTRAPSFTPERSIETSVGEDGYFQTKGTISGPLNDVLAGRLSAYRTRSDGDIKNEFNGHDLNGGSRDGFRAQLLFKPNENFNLRWIGDYNEEDSSAGTRVLYNTGPTINGVNLYSARAAAAGATLVNGSHRKVNLDNDQHVTVHQGGTSVEANWTLPSDFTLTSVSSYRFWNFTPRNDDGLNVPATYNAGVSVEDKQYSQEFRLASPKGEFFDYVLGAYYFGSDLDNKSFAYYGPRADIWNGTPQGALANVNSVGRGHIKTDSFALFAQGTWHLTPRLDFTAGVRGTYEEKNAWVNRDAPQGGAAVTGAAATARRGRTGAYDSGDLNQYSSSPSGLLNLSYRITDDLLGYATLSHGEKSGGVNLVVGSAPTAGADSLLIGTERANNAELGLKSTLWDRRLQLNANVFWTQVNAYQTNAYDDVNRVQYLTNAGSVRSRGVEFESTVIPLRGLTLNFNGSYNDVSYLSYKDAPCPPEVSQAPGAPASCDLSGHQVVGASKWIGNANGKYEWNLDNGLQPYVTGSYAFRSKAVGTVEDSDYGQIPSYAVVNLSTGLRGDFNQGQWDVSLWLKNAFDKTYYTTLWTGGNGGYEGLLGTPRTLGVTGRYDF; translated from the coding sequence ATGAGTCCGTTGAACCTCGCTTCACCGCCGCCGCCACGACGGCTCAAACGTCTGCCTCTGGCCCTGTTGCTGGCGGGGAGTGCCAGCTGGGCCCACGGCTACGCTGCGGAAACGGAAACCCCCGTGCCGGCACCGGCTGACAAGACCGCGACCGCCACTTCGCAACTGGAAACCGTGACCGTCACCACCCGTCGTCGCGAAGAAAGTTCTCAGGATGTGCCGACACCGATGAGCGTGGTCAGCGGCCAGACTCTGGAGACGCAACGGGTCTACCGAATCCAGGATCTGCAACAACTGGTGCCCAGCGTCAACGTCGCCTATATGCATGCGCGCCAGTCCAGCGTGTCGATCCGGGGCCTGGGCAACAACCCGGCCAGCGATGGCCTGGAAGGCAGCGTCGGGCTGTACATCGATAACGTTTATCTGGGTCGCCCGGGGATGGCGGTGTTCGACCTGATGGACATCGAACAACTCGAAGTCCTGCGCGGGCCGCAAGGGACGTTGTTCGGCAAGAACACCACCGCCGGGGTGATCAACATCAGCACCCGCGCGCCGAGTTTCACCCCGGAACGGAGCATCGAAACCTCGGTCGGCGAGGACGGTTATTTCCAGACCAAGGGCACGATTTCCGGGCCGCTCAACGATGTGCTGGCCGGGCGTTTGTCGGCCTATCGCACCCGCAGCGACGGCGACATCAAGAACGAATTCAACGGCCATGACCTGAACGGCGGATCCCGCGACGGCTTCCGGGCGCAACTGCTGTTCAAGCCCAACGAAAACTTCAATCTGCGCTGGATCGGTGATTACAACGAAGAGGATTCCAGCGCCGGCACCCGTGTGCTGTACAACACCGGGCCGACCATCAATGGCGTCAATCTCTACTCGGCCCGCGCCGCGGCTGCCGGTGCGACGCTGGTCAACGGCTCGCACCGCAAGGTCAATCTGGACAACGACCAGCACGTCACCGTGCATCAGGGCGGCACGTCGGTGGAGGCCAACTGGACCCTGCCGAGCGACTTCACCCTGACCTCGGTCAGTTCCTACCGCTTCTGGAATTTCACCCCGCGCAACGACGATGGCCTCAACGTGCCGGCGACCTACAACGCCGGGGTGTCGGTGGAGGACAAGCAGTATTCCCAGGAATTTCGCCTCGCATCGCCCAAAGGCGAGTTCTTCGATTACGTCCTCGGCGCCTACTATTTCGGTTCGGACCTGGACAACAAATCCTTCGCCTATTACGGCCCCCGGGCGGATATCTGGAACGGCACGCCACAGGGGGCTCTGGCCAACGTCAACAGCGTCGGTCGTGGCCACATCAAGACCGACAGCTTCGCGCTGTTCGCCCAAGGCACCTGGCACCTGACCCCGCGCCTTGATTTCACCGCCGGGGTGCGTGGCACCTATGAAGAGAAAAACGCCTGGGTCAATCGTGATGCGCCGCAAGGTGGCGCAGCGGTGACCGGCGCCGCAGCAACTGCGCGACGCGGCCGGACCGGCGCCTACGATTCCGGCGACCTGAACCAGTACAGCTCCAGCCCGTCGGGCCTGCTCAACCTCAGCTATCGCATCACCGATGATTTGCTCGGCTACGCCACGTTGTCTCACGGTGAGAAGTCCGGTGGGGTCAACCTTGTGGTCGGTTCCGCACCGACCGCCGGCGCCGACTCGTTGCTGATCGGCACCGAGCGCGCCAACAACGCCGAACTCGGTTTAAAAAGCACGCTGTGGGATCGTCGCTTGCAGCTCAACGCCAACGTGTTCTGGACTCAGGTCAACGCTTACCAGACCAACGCCTACGACGACGTCAACCGGGTGCAATACCTGACCAACGCCGGTTCAGTGCGCTCACGTGGCGTGGAGTTCGAGAGCACCGTGATCCCGTTGCGCGGCCTGACGCTGAACTTCAACGGCTCGTACAACGACGTCAGCTATCTCTCCTACAAGGACGCACCGTGCCCGCCGGAAGTCAGCCAGGCACCGGGTGCTCCGGCCTCCTGCGACCTCAGCGGTCATCAGGTGGTTGGCGCCTCGAAATGGATCGGTAACGCCAACGGCAAGTACGAATGGAATCTGGATAACGGTCTGCAACCTTATGTCACCGGCAGTTACGCATTCCGCTCGAAAGCGGTGGGCACGGTCGAAGATTCCGACTATGGCCAGATCCCGAGTTACGCGGTGGTCAATCTCTCCACCGGCCTGCGCGGCGATTTCAATCAGGGTCAGTGGGATGTCTCGTTGTGGCTGAAAAACGCCTTTGACAAAACCTACTACACGACCCTGTGGACCGGCGGCAACGGCGGCTATGAAGGTCTGCTCGGTACGCCGCGCACCCTCGGGGTCACCGGTCGCTACGACTTCTGA
- a CDS encoding LysR family transcriptional regulator, whose translation MDLRQLRYFIALNEHRSFVRAADAMGITQPAFSRSIQGLEQEFGCVLVDRGNKDLRPTPEGQVVLQHALTLVQGAALLSAEVTQMTKLDAGELHFGCGPAPAVKLVPDAVAQFINAHPKVRTCFQVDNWEKLSRALSREEIEFFIADIRHFESDPNFQTQPLTPKRGVFFCRPGHPLLAKESLSTNDMFDYPLATTLIPPGIRKLLANLSGRIDFSPTIETEHFPALVKVVLQSNAIGVGTEEAFVEDIAQGSLALLHWRNLPQNLESMNARCGIVSRTGFRLSPAARAMIETLVAVDKQEISVAV comes from the coding sequence ATGGATCTTCGCCAGTTGCGCTACTTCATCGCCCTCAACGAACACCGCAGTTTTGTCCGCGCGGCCGACGCCATGGGCATCACTCAACCGGCGTTCAGTCGCAGCATCCAAGGGCTGGAGCAGGAGTTCGGCTGCGTGCTGGTGGATCGCGGCAACAAGGATCTGCGCCCCACGCCCGAAGGCCAGGTGGTGCTGCAACACGCCCTGACCCTGGTGCAGGGCGCGGCGTTGCTCAGCGCCGAGGTGACACAGATGACCAAGCTCGATGCCGGCGAACTGCACTTCGGTTGCGGCCCGGCGCCGGCGGTGAAACTGGTGCCGGACGCAGTGGCGCAATTCATCAATGCACACCCGAAAGTGCGCACCTGTTTTCAGGTGGATAACTGGGAAAAACTCAGCCGCGCCCTGAGCCGCGAAGAGATCGAATTCTTCATCGCCGACATCCGCCATTTCGAGTCCGACCCGAACTTCCAGACCCAACCGCTGACGCCCAAGCGCGGGGTGTTTTTCTGCCGGCCGGGGCATCCGCTGCTGGCCAAGGAAAGCCTGTCGACCAACGACATGTTCGACTACCCGCTGGCGACCACGCTGATCCCGCCGGGCATTCGCAAACTGCTGGCGAATCTCAGCGGGCGGATCGATTTTTCCCCGACCATCGAGACCGAGCATTTTCCGGCGCTGGTGAAAGTGGTGCTGCAATCCAACGCGATCGGCGTGGGTACTGAAGAGGCGTTTGTCGAGGACATCGCTCAGGGTTCGCTGGCGCTGCTGCACTGGCGCAATCTGCCGCAGAACCTGGAGAGCATGAATGCGCGGTGCGGGATCGTCAGTCGCACGGGATTCCGGCTTTCACCGGCGGCGCGGGCGATGATCGAGACGTTGGTGGCGGTGGATAAACAGGAAATCAGCGTCGCGGTTTGA
- a CDS encoding TauD/TfdA dioxygenase family protein: MSNAALAVKPAVHALDIHPVAGRIGAEIRGVHLSGELDAATVEAIQQALIQYKVVFFREQTQLDDQRQEAFAHLLGEPVAHPTVPSREGTRYLLELDGAEGQRANSWHTDVTFVDAYPKASILRSVVAPAFGGDTLWANTATAYNELPTELRELADKLVAVHSNEYDYAAVKPDVSAEKLERYRKIFTSTVYETEHPVVRVHPISGEKSLLLGHFVKRIKGYSQADSAHLFGLLQSHVIRQENVVRWRWKAGDVAIWDNRSTQHYAIDDYGTQDRVVRRVTLKGEVPVGANGQRSQTIKGAEIVGV; the protein is encoded by the coding sequence ATGAGCAATGCCGCACTCGCTGTAAAACCCGCTGTCCACGCGCTGGACATTCATCCGGTGGCCGGCCGTATCGGCGCCGAAATCCGTGGTGTGCACTTGTCCGGTGAGCTGGATGCCGCGACGGTTGAAGCCATTCAACAGGCGCTGATTCAGTACAAGGTCGTGTTCTTCCGCGAGCAGACCCAGCTCGACGATCAACGTCAGGAAGCCTTCGCGCACCTGCTCGGCGAGCCCGTGGCGCATCCGACCGTGCCGTCCCGCGAGGGCACCCGTTATCTGCTGGAGCTGGACGGCGCCGAAGGGCAGCGCGCCAACTCCTGGCACACCGACGTGACCTTCGTCGATGCCTACCCGAAAGCCTCGATCCTGCGTTCGGTGGTGGCTCCGGCGTTCGGTGGCGACACGCTGTGGGCGAACACCGCGACGGCGTACAACGAACTGCCGACTGAATTGCGTGAGCTGGCCGACAAACTGGTGGCCGTGCACAGCAACGAGTACGACTACGCCGCCGTGAAGCCGGACGTGTCGGCGGAGAAGCTCGAGCGCTATCGCAAGATCTTCACCTCGACGGTTTACGAGACCGAGCACCCGGTGGTTCGCGTGCACCCGATCAGCGGCGAAAAGAGCCTGCTGCTGGGGCACTTCGTCAAACGCATCAAGGGCTATTCCCAGGCCGATTCGGCGCACCTGTTTGGCTTGCTGCAAAGTCATGTGATCCGCCAGGAGAACGTCGTGCGCTGGCGCTGGAAGGCCGGTGATGTGGCGATCTGGGATAACCGCTCGACGCAGCATTATGCGATTGATGATTACGGTACTCAGGATCGTGTGGTGCGTCGGGTGACGCTCAAAGGGGAAGTGCCGGTCGGGGCGAATGGGCAGCGTAGTCAGACCATCAAAGGCGCAGAAATCGTCGGCGTCTGA